The Lytechinus pictus isolate F3 Inbred chromosome 15, Lp3.0, whole genome shotgun sequence genome contains a region encoding:
- the LOC129277963 gene encoding OCIA domain-containing protein 1-like, with protein sequence MAKYSDNTPENPSPVDATIQQQMKEGRYQFTDEEKRALRECRFESFWYSSFPIAAVSGLSTHMLVQRGVLNPSKRFGSIPKAVFATMCGYIFGKMLYVQKCREKFLKLENSPFAEMMRRGRGGMPPAEFGGMSIPGYGTGSNPPVEEELSVDDNFRPDTPWSGGHDQRLNMDIDTSQVKGINSFDSDLAKHHEDERAASKREFTGTYDELRKHHRAKNAQQYTQVLPGHYQPRSPPDVTPHQDQPRPKLPAQDEFSLGARNRNKMLNKYGDSWEKE encoded by the coding sequence ATGGCAAAATATTCAGACAACACACCTGAGAATCCATCTCCTGTCGATGCAACCATTCAACAACAGATGAAGGAAGGTCGCTACCAGTTCACAGACGAGGAAAAGCGGGCTTTGCGAGAATGTCGATTTGAGAGTTTTTGGTACAGTTCCTTTCCTATTGCTGCTGTGTCTGGACTGTCAACACACATGCTTGTGCAGAGAGGAGTCCTGAACCCTAGCAAACGCTTTGGTTCCATCCCAAAGGCGGTGTTTGCCACTATGTGTGGCTACATCTTTGGCAAGATGCTCTATGTTCAGAAGTGCCGTGAGAAGTTCCTGAAGCTTGAAAACTCCCCCTTTGCAGAGATGATGAGGAGGGGTAGAGGGGGCATGCCACCTGCTGAGTTTGGCGGGATGAGTATACCTGGGTATGGAACTGGAAGCAACCCACCTGTAGAGGAAGAACTTTCTGTCGATGATAACTTCCGACCAGACACACCTTGGAGTGGAGGACACGACCAGAGATTGAACATGGATATAGATACCAGTCAAGTCAAGGGAATAAACAGCTTCGATTCTGACCTCGCTAAGCATCACGAGGATGAGAGGGCAGCTTCAAAGCGGGAATTCACAGGAACCTACGACGAGCTCCGGAAGCACCACCGAGCGAAGAATGCACAGCAGTACACCCAAGTTCTTCCAGGTCATTACCAGCCTAGGTCCCCACCTGATGTTACTCCCCATCAAGATCAACCAAGGCCAAAGTTGCCTGCACAGGATGAATTCAGTCTTGGTGCTCGAAACAGGAATAAAATGCTAAATAAATATGGAGATTCATgggagaaagaatga